One Dyella terrae genomic region harbors:
- the rpoC gene encoding DNA-directed RNA polymerase subunit beta', with the protein MKDLLNLFNQQRTAPDFDSIKIALASPELIRSWSYGEVKKPETINYRTFKPERDGLFCAAIFGPVKDYECLCGKYKRMKHRGVVCEKCGTEVTLAKVRRERMGHIELASPTAHIWFLKSLPSRIGLMLDMTLRDIERILYFEAFVVIDPGLTALERGQLLSEDQYLEAVEEHGDEFDARMGAEAVYELLKSLDLPGEVIRLKEEIASTNSETKLKRLTKRVKLIEAFLESGNRPEWMVLTVLPVLPPDLRPLVPLDGGRFATSDLNDLYRRVINRNNRLKRLLELNAPDIIVRNEKRMLQESVDALLDNGRRGRAITGTNKRALKSLADMIKGKQGRFRQNLLGKRVDYSGRSVIVVGPTLRLHQCGLPKKMALELFKPFIFAKLQARGEATTIKAAKKLVEREEGQVWDILEEVIREHPVMLNRAPTLHRLGIQAFEPKLIEGKAIQLHPLVCTAFNADFDGDQMAVHVPLSIEAQLEARALMMATNNILSPANGEPIIVPTQDVVLGLYYMTRELVNAKGTGMVFSGIGEVRRAYDNRAVQLHAKIKVRINQVQIDEDGNRTSGTAIVDTTVGRALLIEIMPEGLPFSLVNVELTKKNISRLINACYRRLGLKDTVVFGDQLMYTGFRFATRAGISIGIDDMIIPAEKKGILEEAEKEVVEIQEQYQSGLVTAGERYNKVVDIWSRTNELVAKAMIDGIGTEKVVDTEGKTVAQKSMNSLYIMADSGARGSVAQIRQLAGMRGLMARPDGSIIETPIKANFREGLNVLQYFNSTHGARKGLADTALKTANSGYLTRRLVDVAQDVVITSTDCGTEDGLIMQPIVEGGDVVEPLRERVLGRVVVEDVYGPGNDDDPIVTRDTLLDEALVEKLDKAGVQSIKVRSPITCHASHGVCALCYGRDLARGHLVNMGEAVGVVAAQSIGEPGTQLTMRTFHIGGAASRAAAVDNVTVKTTGTLKFNNLKTVQHTQGHLVAVSRSGEVSVIDANGRERERYKVPYGATIAIKDGDAVKAGQTVANWDPHTHPIVSEVAGTVRFIDFIDGVTVQSQTDELTGLESAVVTDPKRRGTAAKDLRPIVRLEDAKGRELKLPGTDVPAQYMLPAGAIVSIQNGVEVGVGDVVARIPQETSKTRDITGGLPRVADLFEARKPKEPAILAERSGVVSFGKDTKGKQRLIIKDVDGNEHEELIPKWRQVIVFEGEHVEKGETVVDGEPNPHDILRLLGVQPLAAYLVKEIQDVYRLQGVKINDKHIEAIIRQMLRKVEITETGESHYLRGEQVERVRINAENDRAVARNERPAEYQSVLLGITKASLATESFISAASFQETTRVLTEAAVRGTRDTLRGLKENVIVGRLIPAGTGLAYHAQRRRQGGLTASELETLSGSSSPVTFAEATVGSDNGSE; encoded by the coding sequence ATGAAAGACTTGCTGAATCTGTTCAACCAGCAGCGCACCGCGCCGGATTTTGACTCGATCAAGATCGCGCTTGCCTCGCCCGAACTGATCCGTTCCTGGTCCTACGGCGAAGTAAAGAAGCCGGAAACCATTAACTACCGTACGTTCAAGCCTGAGCGTGACGGCCTGTTCTGCGCCGCGATCTTTGGTCCGGTCAAGGACTACGAGTGCCTGTGCGGCAAGTACAAGCGCATGAAGCACCGCGGCGTCGTCTGCGAAAAGTGCGGCACCGAAGTCACCCTCGCCAAGGTGCGTCGCGAGCGCATGGGCCACATCGAGCTGGCCAGCCCGACCGCGCACATCTGGTTCCTCAAGTCGCTGCCGTCGCGCATCGGCCTGATGCTGGACATGACGCTGCGCGACATCGAGCGCATCCTGTACTTCGAAGCCTTCGTGGTGATCGATCCGGGTCTGACGGCGCTTGAGCGCGGCCAGCTCCTGAGCGAAGACCAGTACCTCGAAGCCGTCGAAGAGCACGGTGACGAGTTCGACGCGCGCATGGGTGCCGAGGCTGTGTACGAGCTGCTGAAGTCGCTCGACCTGCCGGGCGAAGTCATTCGCCTCAAGGAAGAAATCGCATCCACCAACTCCGAGACCAAGCTCAAGCGCCTCACCAAGCGCGTGAAGCTGATCGAGGCGTTCCTGGAGTCGGGCAACCGTCCGGAATGGATGGTGCTGACCGTGCTGCCGGTGCTCCCGCCGGACCTGCGTCCGCTGGTCCCGCTGGATGGCGGCCGTTTCGCCACGTCCGACCTCAATGACCTGTACCGCCGCGTCATCAACCGTAACAACCGCCTGAAGCGTCTGCTTGAGCTCAATGCGCCCGACATCATCGTGCGCAACGAAAAGCGCATGCTGCAGGAATCGGTCGATGCGCTGCTCGACAACGGCCGTCGCGGTCGTGCCATCACCGGCACGAACAAGCGCGCGCTGAAGTCGCTGGCCGACATGATCAAGGGCAAGCAGGGCCGCTTCCGTCAGAACCTGCTCGGCAAGCGCGTGGACTACTCCGGTCGTTCGGTGATCGTGGTCGGTCCGACCCTGCGCCTGCACCAGTGCGGCCTGCCCAAGAAGATGGCGCTTGAGCTGTTCAAGCCCTTCATCTTTGCCAAGCTGCAGGCCCGCGGCGAAGCCACCACCATCAAGGCCGCCAAGAAGCTCGTCGAGCGCGAAGAAGGCCAGGTGTGGGACATCCTCGAAGAGGTGATCCGCGAGCATCCCGTGATGCTGAACCGCGCGCCGACCCTGCACCGTCTGGGCATCCAGGCGTTTGAGCCGAAGCTGATCGAAGGCAAGGCCATCCAGCTGCATCCGCTCGTCTGTACGGCATTCAACGCCGACTTCGACGGTGACCAGATGGCTGTGCACGTGCCGCTGTCGATCGAGGCGCAGCTCGAAGCCCGCGCCCTGATGATGGCGACCAACAACATCCTCTCGCCCGCCAACGGCGAGCCGATCATCGTGCCGACGCAGGACGTGGTGCTTGGTCTGTACTACATGACCCGCGAACTGGTGAACGCGAAGGGCACCGGCATGGTGTTCTCGGGTATCGGCGAAGTGCGTCGTGCGTATGACAACCGCGCCGTGCAACTGCACGCCAAGATCAAGGTCCGCATCAACCAGGTGCAGATCGACGAAGACGGCAACCGGACGTCCGGTACCGCCATCGTCGACACCACCGTCGGTCGCGCGCTGCTCATCGAGATCATGCCGGAAGGCCTGCCGTTCTCCCTGGTCAACGTTGAGCTGACCAAGAAGAACATCTCGCGCCTGATCAACGCCTGCTACCGTCGCCTGGGTCTGAAGGACACGGTCGTGTTCGGTGACCAGCTGATGTACACCGGCTTCCGCTTCGCGACTCGCGCCGGTATCTCCATCGGCATCGATGACATGATCATCCCGGCCGAGAAGAAGGGCATCCTCGAGGAAGCCGAGAAGGAAGTCGTCGAGATCCAGGAGCAGTACCAGTCGGGTCTCGTGACTGCCGGCGAGCGCTACAACAAGGTCGTCGACATCTGGTCGCGTACCAACGAACTCGTCGCCAAGGCGATGATCGACGGTATCGGTACCGAGAAGGTGGTTGATACCGAAGGCAAGACCGTCGCCCAGAAGTCCATGAACTCGCTGTACATCATGGCCGACTCCGGCGCTCGTGGTTCGGTGGCCCAGATTCGTCAGCTGGCTGGTATGCGCGGCCTGATGGCTCGTCCGGACGGCTCGATCATCGAGACGCCCATCAAGGCGAACTTCCGCGAAGGCCTGAACGTTCTGCAGTACTTCAACTCGACCCACGGTGCTCGTAAGGGCCTGGCGGATACGGCGCTGAAGACCGCGAACTCCGGTTACCTCACCCGTCGTCTCGTCGACGTGGCGCAGGACGTGGTCATCACCTCGACCGATTGCGGTACCGAGGATGGCCTGATCATGCAGCCGATCGTTGAAGGCGGTGACGTGGTCGAGCCGTTGCGCGAGCGCGTGCTCGGTCGCGTCGTGGTCGAGGACGTCTATGGCCCCGGCAACGACGACGATCCGATCGTCACCCGCGACACCCTGCTGGACGAAGCCCTGGTCGAAAAGCTCGACAAGGCCGGCGTGCAGTCGATCAAGGTGCGTTCGCCGATCACCTGCCATGCGTCGCATGGCGTGTGCGCCCTGTGCTACGGCCGCGATCTGGCCCGTGGTCACCTGGTGAACATGGGTGAAGCGGTCGGCGTGGTTGCCGCGCAGTCCATCGGTGAGCCGGGTACCCAGCTGACCATGCGTACGTTCCACATCGGTGGTGCGGCGTCGCGAGCAGCTGCGGTCGACAACGTCACGGTGAAGACCACCGGTACGCTGAAGTTCAACAACCTCAAGACGGTGCAGCACACCCAGGGTCACCTGGTCGCCGTGTCGCGTTCGGGTGAAGTGTCGGTCATCGATGCCAACGGCCGCGAGCGTGAGCGCTACAAGGTGCCTTACGGCGCCACCATCGCCATCAAGGACGGCGATGCGGTCAAGGCTGGCCAGACCGTGGCCAACTGGGATCCGCATACCCATCCGATCGTGTCGGAAGTGGCCGGTACCGTTCGCTTCATCGACTTCATCGATGGCGTGACCGTGCAGAGCCAGACCGATGAACTGACCGGCCTGGAGTCGGCGGTGGTGACGGATCCGAAGCGCCGTGGTACGGCCGCCAAGGACCTGCGCCCGATCGTCCGCCTGGAAGATGCCAAGGGCCGCGAGCTCAAGCTGCCGGGTACCGACGTGCCTGCGCAGTACATGCTGCCCGCCGGCGCGATCGTGTCGATCCAGAACGGCGTGGAAGTGGGTGTGGGTGACGTGGTCGCCCGTATCCCGCAGGAAACGTCGAAGACCCGCGACATTACCGGTGGTCTGCCCCGCGTGGCCGACTTGTTCGAAGCCCGCAAGCCGAAGGAACCGGCGATCCTGGCCGAGCGCTCCGGTGTGGTCAGCTTCGGCAAGGACACCAAGGGCAAGCAGCGTCTGATCATCAAGGACGTGGACGGCAACGAGCACGAAGAGCTGATTCCGAAGTGGCGCCAGGTCATCGTGTTCGAAGGCGAGCACGTGGAGAAGGGTGAAACCGTCGTGGACGGCGAGCCCAATCCGCATGACATCCTGCGCCTGCTGGGTGTGCAGCCGCTGGCTGCCTACCTGGTCAAGGAAATCCAGGACGTCTACCGTCTGCAGGGCGTGAAGATCAATGACAAGCACATCGAAGCGATCATTCGCCAGATGCTGCGTAAGGTTGAAATCACGGAGACCGGCGAGAGCCATTACCTCCGTGGTGAACAGGTCGAGCGCGTGCGCATCAATGCCGAAAACGACCGTGCCGTTGCCCGCAACGAGCGTCCGGCCGAGTACCAGTCGGTGTTGCTGGGTATCACCAAGGCTTCGCTGGCCACCGAGTCGTTCATCTCGGCGGCCTCGTTCCAGGAAACCACCCGCGTTCTTACCGAAGCGGCGGTTCGTGGCACGCGCGATACCTTGCGTGGCCTGAAGGAAAATGTTATTGTCGGCCGTCTCATTCCGGCAGGTACGGGTCTGGCTTACCACGCACAGCGTCGGCGCCAGGGCGGTCTTACCGC